Proteins from a genomic interval of Drosophila melanogaster chromosome 2R:
- the Menl-2 gene encoding malic enzyme like-2, isoform E — translation MEFRRLHPLLRLASRPLLSSSRRFSVYDDEMEQITRPDWHVVMNGKYNKGLAFTIKERQRLGIMGLMPCSVRSMDDQMNAALANFEARPTDIARFTYLSAVHHRHRRLYYRFIKENIEKSLPIVYTPTVGDVVATYGLNFQQAISLFISIHDKGHIRDLMHNWVDEGVKAICVTDGGRVLGLGDMGANAMGISLGKMILYTALGSIPPSTLMPVCLDVGTDNQALLQDPLYVGARIPRVKGPEYDELVDEFMESAVKCFGNNTFIHFEDFATPNALKFLEKYQYKYCCFNDDIQGTGATGLAAFINVERITGRKLEDTVFLFVGAGSAALGIANMLAMELEVRGIPAEEATKNIYLMDVNGILTPESPNPPEMGKIFIKSMEPMKDMMAVLKKLKPSVLVGATGVGGIFNEEVLKTMAKNHERPAVFPLSNPTANSECTAEQAFTHTEGRVLFGSGSPFPPVVINGKRYRPAQANNCLTFPGIALAAITAKARYLPNEVFSVVSHELARNTPQELLDEGTLFPPIKDAHNVAFNVGVAMTQYLIDNDLSNVYPKPDDICEFVKRSLYKFDYRNSLPTTWDYPVEPPTPKPKTKPKTKPKE, via the exons ATGGAATTTCGCCGGCTGCATCCATTGCTGCGCCTTGCATCCCGTCCTCTTCTGAGTTCCAGCAGGCGGTTCAGCGTTTATGATGACGAAATGGAACAAATAACAAGACCTGACTGGCATGTTGTTATGAATGGAAAGTACAATAAG GGCCTTGCGTTCACCATTAAGGAACGGCAACGTTTGGGCATCATGGGATTGATGCCCTGCTCCGTGCGCTCCATGGATGACCAGATGAATGCGGCCCTGGCGAATTTTGAGGCGAGACCCACAGATATCGCCCGCTTTACATACTTGAGTGCTGTCCACCATCGACACCGGCGACTGTACTACCGGTTCATCAAGGAGAACATCGAGAAATCGCTACCCATTGTTTATACACCAACGGTGGGCGATGTGGTGGCCACCTATGGACTGAACTTCCAGCAGGCCATCAGCCTGTTCATCAGCATTCACGACAAGGGCCACATCCGGGATCTTATGCACAACTGGGTGGACGAGGGCGTTAAGGCCATCTGTGTGACGGATGGCGGAAGGGTACTGGGTCTCGGGGACATGGGTGCCAATGCGATGGGCATTAGTTTGGGCAAAATGATCCTATATACGGCTTTGGGTAGCATTCCGCCGAGCACACTAATGCCCGTTTGCCTCGACGTGGGTACCGATAATCAGGCCCTGCTGCAGGATCCCCTTTATGTTGGGGCACGAATACCGCGGGTCAAGGGACCGGAATACGATGAACTGGTGGATGAATTTATGGAGTCGGCGGTTAAATGCTTCGGAAACAACACCTTCATCCACTTCGAGGACTTTGCCACTCCAAATGCCTTGAAGTTCTTGGAAAAATACCAGTACAAGTACTGTTGCTTCAACGATGATATTCAGGGAACGGGAGCCACTGGCCTGGCCGCGTTCATCAATGTGGAACGCATCACTGGCCGTAAATTGGAGGACACCGTATTTCTCTTCGTAGGAGCTGGGAGTGCGGCATTGGGTATCGCCAATATGCTGGCCATGGAACTGGAGGTACGCGGCATTCCTGCCGAGGAGGCAACTAAAAATATCTACTTGATGGATGTCAATGGTATTTTGACACCGGAGTCACCTAATCCACCGGAGATgggtaaaatatttataaagtccATGGAGCCCATGAAGGATATGATGGCCGTGCTGAAGAAGCTTAAGCCATCCGTACTTGTTGGAGCAACTGGTGTGGGTGGAATTTTCAATGAAGAAGTACTGAAAACCATGGCGAAAAATCACGAACGTCCTGCAGTTTTTCCCCTCTCGAATCCAACTGCCAACTCGGAATGCACCGCCGAGCAGGCTTTTACACACACTGAG GGTCGCGTGCTCTTCGGATCCGGATCGCCCTTTCCACCAGTGGTCATCAATGGCAAAAGATATCGCCCCGCTCAGGCCAACAACTGTCTGACTTTTCCGGGCATCGCATTGGCCGCCATTACGGCCAAGGCCCGGTATCTGCCAAACGAAGTATTTTCCGTTGTGTCGCACGAGCTGGCCAGGAATACACCGCAGGAACTACTTGACGAAGGCACTCTGTTTCCGCCCATCAAGGATGCACATAATGTGGCCTTCAATGTGGGCGTTGCCATGACTCAGTATCTAATTGATAATG ATCTTTCAAATGTTTACCCAAAGCCCGATGATATCTGTGAGTTTGTCAAGAGAAGTCTGTATAAGTTCGATTACAGAAATTCCCTGCCAACTACGTGGGACTATCCCGTGGAACCGCCAACACCGaaacccaaaaccaaacccaaaACGAAGCCGAAGGAATAA
- the Menl-2 gene encoding malic enzyme like-2, isoform D translates to MESTIRWGLAFTIKERQRLGIMGLMPCSVRSMDDQMNAALANFEARPTDIARFTYLSAVHHRHRRLYYRFIKENIEKSLPIVYTPTVGDVVATYGLNFQQAISLFISIHDKGHIRDLMHNWVDEGVKAICVTDGGRVLGLGDMGANAMGISLGKMILYTALGSIPPSTLMPVCLDVGTDNQALLQDPLYVGARIPRVKGPEYDELVDEFMESAVKCFGNNTFIHFEDFATPNALKFLEKYQYKYCCFNDDIQGTGATGLAAFINVERITGRKLEDTVFLFVGAGSAALGIANMLAMELEVRGIPAEEATKNIYLMDVNGILTPESPNPPEMGKIFIKSMEPMKDMMAVLKKLKPSVLVGATGVGGIFNEEVLKTMAKNHERPAVFPLSNPTANSECTAEQAFTHTEGRVLFGSGSPFPPVVINGKRYRPAQANNCLTFPGIALAAITAKARYLPNEVFSVVSHELARNTPQELLDEGTLFPPIKDAHNVAFNVGVAMTQYLIDNDLSNVYPKPDDICEFVKRSLYKFDYRNSLPTTWDYPVEPPTPKPKTKPKTKPKE, encoded by the exons ATGGAAAGTACAATAAGGTGG GGCCTTGCGTTCACCATTAAGGAACGGCAACGTTTGGGCATCATGGGATTGATGCCCTGCTCCGTGCGCTCCATGGATGACCAGATGAATGCGGCCCTGGCGAATTTTGAGGCGAGACCCACAGATATCGCCCGCTTTACATACTTGAGTGCTGTCCACCATCGACACCGGCGACTGTACTACCGGTTCATCAAGGAGAACATCGAGAAATCGCTACCCATTGTTTATACACCAACGGTGGGCGATGTGGTGGCCACCTATGGACTGAACTTCCAGCAGGCCATCAGCCTGTTCATCAGCATTCACGACAAGGGCCACATCCGGGATCTTATGCACAACTGGGTGGACGAGGGCGTTAAGGCCATCTGTGTGACGGATGGCGGAAGGGTACTGGGTCTCGGGGACATGGGTGCCAATGCGATGGGCATTAGTTTGGGCAAAATGATCCTATATACGGCTTTGGGTAGCATTCCGCCGAGCACACTAATGCCCGTTTGCCTCGACGTGGGTACCGATAATCAGGCCCTGCTGCAGGATCCCCTTTATGTTGGGGCACGAATACCGCGGGTCAAGGGACCGGAATACGATGAACTGGTGGATGAATTTATGGAGTCGGCGGTTAAATGCTTCGGAAACAACACCTTCATCCACTTCGAGGACTTTGCCACTCCAAATGCCTTGAAGTTCTTGGAAAAATACCAGTACAAGTACTGTTGCTTCAACGATGATATTCAGGGAACGGGAGCCACTGGCCTGGCCGCGTTCATCAATGTGGAACGCATCACTGGCCGTAAATTGGAGGACACCGTATTTCTCTTCGTAGGAGCTGGGAGTGCGGCATTGGGTATCGCCAATATGCTGGCCATGGAACTGGAGGTACGCGGCATTCCTGCCGAGGAGGCAACTAAAAATATCTACTTGATGGATGTCAATGGTATTTTGACACCGGAGTCACCTAATCCACCGGAGATgggtaaaatatttataaagtccATGGAGCCCATGAAGGATATGATGGCCGTGCTGAAGAAGCTTAAGCCATCCGTACTTGTTGGAGCAACTGGTGTGGGTGGAATTTTCAATGAAGAAGTACTGAAAACCATGGCGAAAAATCACGAACGTCCTGCAGTTTTTCCCCTCTCGAATCCAACTGCCAACTCGGAATGCACCGCCGAGCAGGCTTTTACACACACTGAG GGTCGCGTGCTCTTCGGATCCGGATCGCCCTTTCCACCAGTGGTCATCAATGGCAAAAGATATCGCCCCGCTCAGGCCAACAACTGTCTGACTTTTCCGGGCATCGCATTGGCCGCCATTACGGCCAAGGCCCGGTATCTGCCAAACGAAGTATTTTCCGTTGTGTCGCACGAGCTGGCCAGGAATACACCGCAGGAACTACTTGACGAAGGCACTCTGTTTCCGCCCATCAAGGATGCACATAATGTGGCCTTCAATGTGGGCGTTGCCATGACTCAGTATCTAATTGATAATG ATCTTTCAAATGTTTACCCAAAGCCCGATGATATCTGTGAGTTTGTCAAGAGAAGTCTGTATAAGTTCGATTACAGAAATTCCCTGCCAACTACGTGGGACTATCCCGTGGAACCGCCAACACCGaaacccaaaaccaaacccaaaACGAAGCCGAAGGAATAA